The stretch of DNA CCAGCGCTCTTGCGAAGCTGTTGGGTTCATACTGGTACTGTTCAATGACTTTCAAGACTTTCTCTCTTGTGGCTTCAGGGACATTGGCATAATTGTTAATAACGCGGGATACGGTACTGCGTGATACTCCCGCAAGCTTAGCTATATCTTCGCTGCGCATATTTCCTCCTGTTGTAAACGCGCGTTTATATCCAGGATTGTAAACGATTACTTGATACAAATCAATAGAAAAAACCGGGGAGTTTTGTCCCCGGTTTAAGGCGAGTTACTTCGCTGTCAAATATTTCTCAATAAATTGAACGGCTTTCTCTTTGTTCTTAGGATCAATTCGAATCGCTGCAATCATGTCATCCCTGCCCAGAGGAAGATCCTTGAGAAGCGGACTTTGTGTAATGTCAATGCCATACACACGCGGCGCGGGATCATCTTCGCTCTTCGCCTTCATCCGCGCTGTCTCGGGTGCAAGATTGACAAGGTTCTCGTCTAGCGGCTCCAGAACGGTGCTTTGCCCCAGCCATGCGAATGTGGACTTGTCGAGAATATAAATGTCAGGGTTCTCGGTCATGACCTCTAGCTGTGCTTTCTGCCGCATAGCCATATCCATTTGCCCCATGCCTAATTCGTTCTCCGTTTCGGGGGGAAGATAGGTTAATTTGAGCGACAAGCGCTTCCAATCCGGAAAATTTTTAAGAAAAGCCTTCTCCAGATTCTCCACGCCATGCTCGTCGTCATTGGTTCCGAAATTACCGATCAGCATGATGGACAAGTCTACCGGGGGAAGCTTGGCAAGCCGGTTCTGTTCATCCCTATAATTCTTATACGTTACACCACCCGCTATGAGAACGCCTACAATAATAACGGATAAAATGACTCTAAACTTATACAAGCGAAAAAAATCGCTGACTTTCTCAGCAGGGCCCGCAAGACTTCCCCACTTGGCATATCGCTCCTGGTTCAGCTGCTCGATCACCTGCTGGTCTTCTTGGTCGACAATGGTACG from Paenibacillus sp. CAA11 encodes:
- a CDS encoding molecular chaperone DnaJ; amino-acid sequence: MEQLKKAYERLGLTETATREEVEKRFDLLVRQDRSRKRAGESGDSDFDEVIKAYRTIVDQEDQQVIEQLNQERYAKWGSLAGPAEKVSDFFRLYKFRVILSVIIVGVLIAGGVTYKNYRDEQNRLAKLPPVDLSIMLIGNFGTNDDEHGVENLEKAFLKNFPDWKRLSLKLTYLPPETENELGMGQMDMAMRQKAQLEVMTENPDIYILDKSTFAWLGQSTVLEPLDENLVNLAPETARMKAKSEDDPAPRVYGIDITQSPLLKDLPLGRDDMIAAIRIDPKNKEKAVQFIEKYLTAK